The following proteins are co-located in the Labrys monachus genome:
- a CDS encoding ABC transporter substrate-binding protein — translation MSKASAPVPFLKGAFLGALMVSAATLAPAQASTFRLGVFADALTIDPIASSDNASIWLELQVYDQLVRPSEDGTRLEPGIAESWTISPDGKQFRFKLRPDAKFSDGQPVTAADVAFSLQRASSEKSEWARFFKPITHYDVVDDHTIVMTLDKPFTPILNNLALFSASILPAKLVEAQGAAFFDHPIGSGPFVLKSWSRGQGQELEKNPNYWEKGKPAIDGASIEVVPEDNSRVLKLKAGELDAIINVPFNQAESLKSDPDVQVGVAPVFRIDLVQLNTTRKPFDNKAVRQALNYALDKAAIVKGILRGNAKPATSSIPVMAYHDSALKPYPLDLAKAKALLAEGGVPDGFKTSMLVSAGDATERQVASAIQASLKKIGVDVALQTIEDSSQFSTTKSGNYEMSLSYATSDTIDPDQLVGFTAVNPERANAFHTQWKSDRVNELYAAERATPDGPERGKQFQEIEQIVHDGAPFIFLYTPNAPYAARKNVSGFEVLPTANYSLKNVVVK, via the coding sequence ATGTCCAAAGCCTCTGCTCCCGTGCCATTCCTGAAAGGCGCCTTCCTCGGCGCCCTCATGGTATCGGCCGCGACGCTCGCGCCCGCCCAGGCCTCGACCTTCCGCCTGGGGGTTTTCGCCGATGCCCTGACGATCGACCCGATCGCATCGAGCGACAATGCTTCCATCTGGCTGGAGTTGCAGGTCTACGACCAGCTCGTCCGCCCGAGCGAGGACGGCACCAGGCTGGAGCCGGGCATCGCCGAATCCTGGACGATTTCGCCCGACGGCAAGCAATTCCGCTTCAAGCTGCGGCCCGACGCCAAGTTTTCCGACGGCCAGCCGGTCACGGCGGCCGACGTCGCCTTCTCGCTCCAGCGGGCCTCCAGCGAGAAATCCGAATGGGCGCGCTTCTTCAAGCCGATCACGCATTACGACGTCGTCGACGACCACACGATCGTCATGACGCTCGACAAGCCGTTCACGCCGATCCTGAACAATCTCGCGCTGTTCAGCGCCTCGATCCTGCCGGCCAAGCTCGTCGAGGCTCAGGGCGCCGCCTTCTTCGACCATCCGATCGGCTCCGGCCCCTTCGTGCTCAAATCCTGGAGCCGTGGCCAGGGCCAGGAACTCGAGAAGAACCCGAATTACTGGGAGAAGGGCAAACCGGCGATCGACGGCGCCTCCATCGAGGTCGTGCCCGAGGACAATTCGCGCGTCCTGAAGCTGAAGGCCGGCGAGCTCGACGCCATCATCAACGTGCCCTTCAACCAGGCCGAGAGCCTCAAATCGGATCCGGACGTCCAGGTCGGCGTCGCGCCGGTTTTCCGCATCGATCTCGTGCAGCTCAACACCACCCGCAAGCCCTTCGACAACAAGGCGGTCCGCCAGGCGCTGAACTACGCGCTCGACAAGGCGGCGATCGTCAAGGGCATCCTGCGCGGCAACGCCAAGCCGGCGACCTCCTCCATTCCCGTCATGGCCTATCACGACAGCGCGCTGAAGCCCTATCCGCTCGATCTCGCCAAGGCGAAGGCGCTGCTGGCCGAAGGCGGTGTGCCCGACGGCTTCAAGACCAGCATGCTCGTTTCGGCCGGCGACGCCACCGAGCGCCAGGTCGCCAGCGCGATCCAGGCCTCGCTCAAGAAGATCGGCGTCGACGTCGCCTTGCAGACGATCGAGGACAGCTCGCAGTTCAGCACCACCAAGAGCGGCAATTACGAGATGTCGCTGAGCTACGCCACCAGCGACACCATCGATCCCGACCAGCTGGTCGGCTTCACCGCCGTCAATCCCGAACGGGCCAATGCCTTCCACACGCAGTGGAAGAGCGACCGGGTCAACGAGCTCTACGCGGCCGAACGGGCGACGCCGGACGGGCCGGAGCGCGGCAAGCAGTTCCAGGAGATCGAACAGATCGTGCATGACGGCGCGCCCTTCATCTTCCTCTACACGCCGAATGCGCCCTATGCGGCCCGCAAGAACGTCAGCGGCTTCGAGGTGCTGCCGACGGCGAATTATTCGCTCAAGAACGTCGTCGTGAAGTAG
- a CDS encoding ABC transporter permease: MRRLVGEETIRRFARNRSLQVGLLMLAMIAVASLLGPSLVPYDPLELDFGNVLQAPTLQHWFGTDDLGRDVLARVVAAGQVDMQVVSICVLLPFLIGSSIGLVSGYFGGWIDLLIMRFVDILWAFPFYVLVISIVGALGPSTTNIYLAFSLVVWISFARIVRGEVLLARRLEYTQAVSVLGYSHARIMLRHVLPNVITPAIVFMMADVVLTILGVTSLGFLGLGIQPPTPEWGVMIADGRNFIQDGWWISLFPGLAIIFVGVTFTLIGDGLDDFLRPKA; this comes from the coding sequence ATGAGGCGGCTCGTCGGCGAGGAGACGATACGGCGCTTCGCGCGCAACCGCAGCCTGCAGGTCGGGCTCCTCATGCTGGCGATGATCGCCGTCGCCAGCCTCCTCGGGCCCTCGCTGGTGCCCTATGATCCGCTCGAGCTCGATTTCGGCAATGTGCTGCAGGCCCCGACCCTGCAGCATTGGTTCGGAACCGACGATCTCGGCCGCGACGTGCTGGCGCGGGTGGTCGCGGCCGGCCAGGTCGACATGCAGGTCGTCTCGATCTGCGTGCTGCTGCCCTTCCTGATCGGCAGTTCGATCGGGCTCGTCTCCGGCTATTTCGGCGGCTGGATCGATCTCCTGATCATGCGTTTCGTCGACATCCTCTGGGCATTTCCCTTCTATGTGCTGGTCATCAGCATCGTCGGGGCGCTCGGCCCGAGCACGACCAACATCTACCTGGCCTTTTCGCTGGTGGTGTGGATCTCCTTCGCCCGCATCGTCAGGGGCGAGGTCCTGCTGGCGCGGCGGCTCGAATATACCCAGGCCGTCTCGGTGCTCGGCTACAGCCATGCCCGCATCATGCTGCGCCATGTCCTGCCCAACGTGATCACCCCGGCGATCGTCTTCATGATGGCGGATGTCGTGTTGACCATCCTCGGCGTCACCTCCCTCGGCTTCCTCGGCCTCGGCATCCAGCCGCCGACGCCGGAATGGGGCGTGATGATCGCCGACGGCCGCAATTTCATCCAGGACGGCTGGTGGATCTCGCTGTTCCCCGGCCTCGCCATCATCTTCGTCGGCGTCACCTTCACCCTGATCGGCGACGGGCTGGACGATTTCCTGAGGCCGAAGGCATGA
- a CDS encoding serine hydrolase, whose protein sequence is MFFRKSAPIDAIGEEIVRATLERFGEHGLDADRFALTMLLHPAAGRAFGEGATLPEGYSYRGGEPFYPCSVVKMFYLVAAQAAFEAGRVAETAELDRAMHDMIKWSSNTATNYIIDVLTGTTGDTDLDPAEMPAWIEARNSINAYFQGFGLPEFAGINVSQKLMDDDRYGREKTFVRLGGNNHNRLTTDAAASMMARIMDGSMVSPQRSQAMADYLYRPRDKAFVQTSGAQVLNYMGADLPEGAEFWSKAGWTGWTRDPLASYRRHDAIHVALPTGRRFTLVAFTQGERISADPKIMPFIGRKAAELVAAS, encoded by the coding sequence ATGTTCTTCCGGAAATCGGCGCCGATCGACGCGATCGGCGAGGAGATCGTGCGAGCGACGCTGGAGCGGTTCGGCGAGCACGGCCTCGATGCGGACAGGTTCGCCCTCACGATGCTGCTCCACCCGGCCGCGGGCAGGGCCTTCGGCGAAGGCGCGACTCTGCCCGAGGGTTATTCCTACCGCGGCGGGGAGCCTTTCTATCCCTGCAGCGTCGTCAAGATGTTCTACCTCGTCGCGGCGCAGGCGGCTTTCGAAGCAGGCCGCGTCGCCGAGACGGCGGAACTCGATCGCGCCATGCACGACATGATCAAATGGTCGAGCAACACCGCGACCAATTACATCATCGACGTCCTGACCGGCACGACGGGCGACACCGATCTCGATCCCGCGGAGATGCCGGCATGGATCGAGGCCCGCAACTCGATCAATGCCTATTTCCAGGGGTTCGGCCTGCCGGAGTTCGCCGGCATCAACGTCTCGCAGAAACTGATGGACGACGATCGCTACGGCCGGGAAAAGACCTTCGTGCGCCTCGGCGGCAACAACCACAACCGCCTCACGACCGACGCCGCCGCCTCGATGATGGCCCGGATCATGGACGGGAGCATGGTCTCGCCCCAGCGCTCGCAGGCGATGGCGGACTATCTCTACCGGCCGCGCGACAAGGCCTTCGTGCAGACGTCCGGGGCGCAGGTGCTCAACTATATGGGAGCCGATCTACCGGAAGGCGCTGAATTCTGGTCGAAGGCCGGCTGGACCGGATGGACGCGCGATCCCCTGGCGAGCTACCGCCGCCACGACGCCATCCATGTCGCGCTGCCGACGGGCCGGCGCTTCACCCTGGTCGCCTTCACCCAGGGCGAACGGATCTCGGCCGACCCGAAGATCATGCCCTTCATCGGCCGCAAGGCGGCGGAGCTGGTGGCCGCCTCATAG
- a CDS encoding LysR family transcriptional regulator, which yields MRLRHIEVFHAVKQTGSISKAAALLGVSQPAASKVLQHAEISLGFKLFERVKGRLQPTVEAEVLHVEVAKLHRGLEQLRTLSANLRRFPEGRLHIGCLPSLGLSIMPRVIGAFRRNYPAVTCEVETDHIDALVAALHARRLDFAVTLFPSEHPGLRTQVLAEVDLVHFSAVPGGDVRLTEIDSSELVGISRSDKIGDLIARNLEAAGHPYNPAVEVQTYFLACAFAAAGGGAAIVDELTARSMAKDGLFLRRTQPRMSVELAFLTHEAHTARGFYTDFIRILKAAVQASR from the coding sequence ATGCGGCTCCGTCACATCGAGGTTTTCCACGCCGTCAAGCAGACGGGCTCCATCAGCAAGGCGGCGGCCCTGCTCGGTGTCTCGCAGCCGGCGGCGAGCAAGGTCCTGCAGCACGCCGAGATCTCGCTCGGCTTCAAGCTGTTCGAGCGCGTGAAGGGTCGCCTGCAGCCGACAGTCGAGGCGGAGGTGCTGCATGTCGAGGTGGCGAAGCTGCATCGGGGGCTCGAGCAGCTCAGGACGCTGTCGGCGAATCTGCGCCGCTTTCCGGAGGGGCGGCTGCATATCGGCTGCCTGCCGAGCCTCGGGCTGTCGATCATGCCCCGGGTGATCGGGGCGTTCCGGCGCAACTATCCGGCGGTGACCTGCGAGGTCGAGACCGACCACATCGACGCCCTCGTCGCCGCCCTGCACGCGCGCCGGCTGGATTTCGCCGTGACGCTGTTCCCGAGCGAGCATCCGGGATTGCGGACGCAGGTGCTCGCCGAAGTGGACCTCGTCCATTTCAGCGCCGTGCCGGGAGGGGACGTCCGCCTCACCGAGATCGACAGTTCCGAACTGGTCGGCATTTCGCGCAGCGACAAGATCGGCGACCTCATCGCCCGCAATCTCGAGGCAGCCGGCCATCCCTACAATCCGGCCGTCGAGGTGCAGACCTATTTCCTCGCCTGCGCCTTCGCGGCTGCCGGCGGGGGCGCCGCCATCGTCGACGAGCTGACGGCACGGAGCATGGCGAAGGACGGGCTTTTCCTGCGGCGGACGCAGCCGCGAATGTCGGTGGAACTCGCCTTCCTCACCCATGAGGCGCATACCGCGCGGGGCTTCTATACCGATTTCATCCGTATCCTGAAGGCAGCCGTCCAGGCCAGCCGCTGA
- a CDS encoding ABC transporter ATP-binding protein, producing MSGANDIAIAVEDLRVTFGKPPHAVTAVDGVSFAIRQGEIFGLVGESGCGKSVTCRSLIQLFGGARPASIEGMIAFGGRDLARLAPREFVDIRGSQIAMIFQDPMSALNPTMRIGRQIEEGLRRHEKLTARQARTRAIDLLKSVGVTAPERRLEAYPHAFSGGMRQRVLIAIALACRPKLLIADEPTTALDVTVQDQILKLILALRAETGMAVLFVTHDLGVVAQTCDRVGVMYAGRIVELAETDRLFANPAHPYTRALLNALPAHAGRSGRLQPIGGAPPNLASPPPGCRFHPRCRHAVPACESTQPPLVAIEPGHAGACLRIGELA from the coding sequence ATGAGCGGGGCCAACGATATCGCGATCGCGGTCGAAGACCTGCGCGTGACCTTCGGCAAGCCGCCGCATGCGGTCACCGCCGTCGACGGCGTCAGCTTCGCCATCCGCCAGGGCGAGATCTTCGGCCTCGTCGGCGAATCGGGCTGCGGCAAGAGCGTCACCTGCCGCTCGCTGATCCAGCTCTTCGGCGGCGCGCGGCCGGCATCGATCGAAGGCATGATCGCCTTCGGCGGTCGCGACCTCGCCCGGCTCGCGCCGAGGGAGTTCGTCGACATCCGCGGCAGCCAGATCGCCATGATCTTCCAGGACCCGATGTCGGCGCTGAACCCGACGATGCGCATCGGGCGCCAGATCGAGGAAGGGCTGCGCCGCCACGAGAAGCTCACCGCCCGCCAGGCGCGGACGCGGGCGATCGATCTTCTGAAATCGGTCGGCGTCACCGCGCCGGAGCGCCGCCTCGAAGCCTATCCGCATGCCTTCAGCGGCGGCATGCGCCAGCGCGTCCTCATCGCCATCGCCCTGGCGTGCCGCCCGAAGCTGCTCATCGCCGACGAGCCGACGACGGCGCTCGACGTCACCGTGCAGGACCAGATCCTCAAGCTCATCCTGGCGCTGCGCGCCGAAACCGGCATGGCGGTGCTCTTCGTCACCCACGATCTCGGCGTCGTCGCCCAGACCTGCGACCGCGTCGGCGTGATGTATGCCGGCCGCATCGTCGAGCTCGCCGAAACGGACCGGCTCTTCGCCAATCCCGCGCATCCCTATACGCGGGCGCTCCTCAACGCGCTGCCGGCGCATGCGGGCCGCTCGGGCCGGCTGCAGCCGATCGGGGGCGCCCCGCCCAACCTCGCCTCGCCGCCGCCCGGATGCCGCTTCCATCCGCGCTGCCGCCATGCCGTGCCGGCCTGCGAGAGCACGCAGCCGCCGCTCGTGGCGATCGAGCCGGGCCATGCCGGCGCATGCCTGAGGATCGGAGAGCTGGCATGA
- a CDS encoding acyltransferase family protein: MKKGKIDAIQALRGVAALMVVARHSWESFNIGGAGVDLFFVISGFTMVYASKPMFGSGRSIFPFIERRLIRIYPVYWAATALIILLLGLPDMPNLIGSILLIPLADRPIINPGWTLIYEVFFYAIFAAMLCLPMRQAAAAVIGALLLVTVVGPYVPFISAYADPIVLDFAAGVLLGVAYCEGARLTRLPANYLLLAGILMVGLIALLGEFNGQIWLRLIAWCLPATLIFVALVFGPERKILKTFVLQGLGEASYSIYVFHWVVYRGFLSAPHHRPATFITSIFLGLGFFFAFERPVLAFLRTRFARLQPYPQASQAPATAIAPAVID; encoded by the coding sequence ATGAAAAAAGGGAAGATTGACGCAATTCAGGCGTTGCGCGGGGTGGCGGCACTGATGGTCGTGGCTAGGCATTCCTGGGAATCCTTCAACATCGGTGGTGCCGGCGTAGATCTATTCTTCGTGATCTCTGGATTTACGATGGTCTATGCGTCCAAGCCGATGTTTGGATCCGGTAGGTCGATATTTCCCTTTATCGAAAGAAGATTGATACGAATTTATCCGGTCTATTGGGCGGCTACGGCCTTAATCATTTTGCTGCTCGGCCTTCCGGACATGCCCAATCTCATCGGGTCTATACTTCTCATCCCCCTGGCGGATCGACCTATTATCAATCCAGGCTGGACGCTCATATACGAGGTGTTCTTCTACGCAATATTTGCCGCCATGCTCTGCTTGCCTATGAGACAGGCAGCGGCGGCCGTGATAGGCGCTTTGCTCCTGGTGACGGTCGTGGGCCCATATGTGCCTTTTATAAGCGCCTATGCGGACCCGATCGTGTTGGATTTTGCGGCAGGGGTCCTGCTTGGAGTCGCCTATTGCGAAGGGGCCCGATTGACGCGCTTACCCGCGAATTACCTCCTGCTGGCCGGTATCTTGATGGTTGGTCTGATAGCCTTGCTGGGCGAGTTCAATGGACAGATCTGGCTACGGCTGATCGCCTGGTGCCTACCTGCGACCTTGATCTTCGTCGCCCTGGTCTTCGGCCCGGAAAGGAAGATTCTGAAGACCTTCGTTCTGCAGGGGCTGGGGGAGGCATCCTATTCGATCTATGTATTCCACTGGGTCGTGTATCGTGGGTTTCTCTCGGCCCCGCACCATCGCCCTGCAACCTTCATCACATCGATATTCCTCGGGCTCGGCTTCTTCTTTGCCTTCGAGCGGCCTGTCCTGGCCTTTCTGCGAACGCGGTTTGCCCGCTTGCAACCCTACCCGCAGGCCTCTCAGGCACCGGCAACCGCCATAGCGCCGGCGGTTATCGATTAG
- a CDS encoding glycoside hydrolase family 108 protein, with amino-acid sequence MSAENFQRALSLVLKSEGGYVNNPRDPGGATNFGITQAVYDGWRARRNQLRQSVRSIGMADVTAIYRDQYWDAIRGDELPPGIDYAVFDAAVNSGPVQGVKWLQRALPASPVDGHIGLVTLGAVAGINDRAALIERLCAQRLGFLRRLKQWLTFGRGWSNRMASVQAAALAMIG; translated from the coding sequence ATGAGCGCAGAGAATTTCCAGCGCGCGCTTTCGCTCGTCCTGAAATCCGAGGGCGGCTACGTCAACAACCCGCGCGATCCGGGCGGGGCGACGAATTTCGGCATCACGCAGGCGGTTTACGACGGCTGGCGCGCCCGCAGGAACCAGCTGCGGCAGTCGGTGCGCAGCATCGGCATGGCCGACGTCACGGCGATCTACCGCGACCAATACTGGGATGCGATCCGTGGCGACGAGCTGCCGCCGGGCATCGACTATGCCGTGTTCGATGCGGCCGTGAACAGCGGGCCGGTGCAGGGTGTGAAATGGCTGCAGCGCGCGCTGCCGGCCTCGCCCGTCGACGGGCATATCGGGCTCGTCACCCTGGGCGCCGTCGCCGGCATCAACGACCGCGCCGCGCTGATCGAGCGTCTCTGCGCCCAGCGTCTCGGCTTCCTGCGCCGCCTCAAGCAGTGGCTGACCTTCGGCCGCGGCTGGTCGAACCGCATGGCGTCGGTGCAGGCGGCCGCCCTGGCGATGATCGGCTGA
- a CDS encoding ABC transporter ATP-binding protein, which translates to MNLPSSAPLLSVRHLSKTFVLPRNSRDLLTGAPRQRLQALRDVSLTVQPGEILGIVGESGCGKSTLGRCLAGLETPDQGDLLWQGESLSAMRSRRERARRIQMVFQDPYASLNPRMSLGQMLEEVLHVHGLAGDAAERRERVDELLLMVGLTPLLKDRLPHAISGGQRQRISIARALAVEPQLLVADEPVSALDASVQAQIINLLEDLRARLGIAIIFIAHDLNVVRHISDRIAVMYLGEVVETAVTETLFGRPEHPYTRGLLAAIPMPDPRLRTNVPSLAGELPDPLHPPEGCSFSTRCPHVVEACGMRHPALLPEIGEHAVRCLNPAASTQFAFAGGATHPTQEID; encoded by the coding sequence ATGAACCTCCCCTCCTCCGCGCCGCTCCTCTCGGTCCGCCATTTGTCCAAGACCTTCGTCCTGCCGCGCAACAGCCGGGATCTCCTCACCGGCGCGCCCAGGCAGCGCCTGCAGGCCCTGCGCGACGTCTCGCTCACCGTGCAGCCCGGCGAGATCCTCGGCATCGTCGGCGAATCCGGCTGCGGCAAGAGCACGCTCGGCCGCTGCCTCGCCGGACTGGAAACGCCGGACCAGGGCGACCTCTTGTGGCAGGGCGAAAGCCTGTCGGCCATGCGGAGCCGCCGGGAACGGGCACGGCGCATCCAGATGGTGTTCCAGGATCCCTATGCCTCGCTCAATCCGCGCATGTCGCTCGGGCAGATGCTGGAGGAGGTCCTCCATGTCCACGGCCTCGCCGGCGATGCCGCCGAGCGCCGCGAGAGGGTCGACGAATTGCTGCTGATGGTCGGGCTGACGCCGCTCCTCAAGGACAGGCTGCCCCACGCCATCAGCGGCGGCCAGCGCCAGCGCATCAGCATCGCCCGCGCCCTGGCGGTCGAGCCGCAATTGCTGGTCGCCGACGAGCCGGTTTCGGCCCTCGACGCCTCGGTGCAGGCCCAGATCATCAACCTCCTCGAAGATCTGCGCGCCCGTCTCGGCATCGCGATCATCTTCATCGCCCACGACCTCAACGTGGTCCGTCACATCAGCGACCGCATCGCGGTGATGTATCTCGGCGAGGTCGTCGAAACCGCCGTGACCGAGACGCTGTTCGGCCGGCCCGAGCATCCCTACACCCGCGGCCTTCTCGCGGCGATCCCGATGCCGGATCCGCGGCTTCGCACCAACGTCCCGAGCCTTGCGGGCGAGCTTCCCGATCCCCTCCACCCGCCCGAGGGCTGCAGCTTCTCGACCCGATGCCCCCATGTCGTCGAGGCATGCGGCATGCGGCATCCTGCCCTGCTCCCGGAGATCGGCGAGCACGCCGTCCGCTGCCTCAATCCGGCGGCCTCCACGCAATTCGCATTTGCCGGGGGCGCGACCCACCCAACACAGGAAATCGACTGA
- a CDS encoding ABC transporter permease has protein sequence MNVVFFSLSRLLQLIPVLLGITLVAFLLLRVMPGDPATLMLGSRGTPEDIAALTRQLGLDRPLWLQYLSFLSDIVQGSFGRSIAYKTQIGPLLIERLWPTLALVGLSTVFALIMTVPLALYTAVRRNSLADHAVKFFFVAAMSMPPFWLGVLLVLLLSIVFPVFPVSGYGKDWLDRLHHLTLPAIIIALGTAALTIRSLRSSVIAVLGADYVDTARAKGLPEGTVIWRHVLRNSLTSTISVLAVHTSWVIGGTVVIETVFGIPGLGSLLVSSISARDYPLVQGLTVTFAVLVVLINLLADIAYSIVDPRVSLS, from the coding sequence ATGAACGTCGTCTTCTTCAGCCTTTCGCGCCTGCTGCAGCTGATCCCCGTGCTCCTCGGCATCACGCTCGTCGCCTTCCTGCTGCTGCGGGTGATGCCGGGCGATCCGGCGACGTTGATGCTGGGCAGTCGCGGCACGCCGGAGGACATCGCCGCGCTCACCCGGCAGCTCGGCCTCGACCGGCCGCTCTGGCTGCAATATCTCTCCTTCCTCAGTGACATCGTGCAAGGCAGCTTCGGCCGCTCCATTGCCTACAAGACGCAGATCGGCCCGCTGCTGATCGAAAGACTGTGGCCGACGCTAGCGCTCGTCGGGCTCAGCACCGTCTTCGCGCTGATCATGACGGTGCCGCTCGCCCTCTACACCGCGGTGCGCCGCAACAGCCTCGCCGATCACGCCGTGAAGTTCTTCTTCGTCGCCGCCATGTCGATGCCGCCCTTCTGGCTCGGCGTGCTGCTCGTCCTGCTGCTGTCGATCGTCTTTCCGGTGTTTCCCGTGTCGGGCTACGGCAAAGACTGGCTCGACCGGCTGCATCATCTCACGCTGCCTGCGATCATCATCGCGCTCGGCACCGCGGCCCTGACCATCCGCTCGCTGCGCAGCTCGGTCATCGCGGTGCTCGGCGCCGATTATGTCGATACCGCGCGCGCCAAGGGCCTGCCGGAAGGCACCGTGATCTGGCGCCACGTGCTGCGCAACTCGCTGACCTCGACGATCTCGGTGCTGGCCGTCCATACGTCCTGGGTCATCGGCGGCACGGTGGTGATCGAGACGGTGTTCGGCATTCCCGGCCTCGGCTCGCTGCTCGTCTCCTCGATCAGCGCGCGCGACTATCCTCTCGTCCAGGGGCTGACGGTCACCTTCGCCGTCCTCGTCGTGCTGATCAACCTGCTTGCCGACATCGCCTATTCCATCGTCGATCCGCGCGTGAGCCTGTCATGA
- a CDS encoding L,D-transpeptidase family protein — protein sequence MRFHAVAIVTLAILCPGAASAAKLDADAINAAIFTSAAVKPFDPSLVKAEILLDRAGYSPGEIDGHPGDNFTKALAAYQGDHGLPGSGVLDPATWDGLAASSGPPVIVDYEISRSDVKGPFTRHMPAKMEAMARLRRLGYRNPVEALAERFHMSPDLLRALNPHERFRRAGHPIAVAAVPPPPAFKAPMPGQNRVTRIEVDKDRLTVRAFDAAGKLVGFFPASIGSEDKPAPSGTLQVEDVNFRPNYTYNPKYKFKGVKARRPFTIAPGPNNPVGIVWIALNGEGYGIHGAPEPGKISKRYSHGCVRLTNWDALTLASMVAKGVTVDFIGTGPTAATP from the coding sequence ACGCCATCAACGCCGCCATTTTCACGTCGGCGGCCGTCAAGCCGTTCGACCCGTCGCTGGTCAAGGCCGAGATCCTTCTCGATCGTGCCGGCTATTCGCCGGGTGAGATCGACGGGCATCCCGGCGACAATTTCACCAAGGCGCTGGCGGCCTATCAGGGCGATCACGGCCTGCCGGGCAGCGGGGTTCTCGACCCGGCGACCTGGGACGGGCTCGCCGCTTCGTCCGGCCCACCGGTCATCGTCGACTACGAGATCTCGCGATCGGATGTGAAGGGGCCCTTCACCAGGCACATGCCGGCGAAGATGGAGGCGATGGCCCGTCTGCGCCGCCTCGGCTATCGCAATCCGGTCGAGGCCCTCGCGGAGAGGTTTCATATGAGCCCGGACCTGCTGCGGGCGCTGAACCCGCATGAGCGCTTCAGGCGGGCAGGCCATCCTATCGCCGTCGCCGCCGTGCCGCCGCCGCCGGCATTCAAGGCGCCGATGCCCGGGCAGAACCGGGTGACGCGCATCGAGGTCGACAAGGACAGGCTGACGGTGCGGGCCTTTGACGCCGCCGGCAAGCTCGTCGGCTTCTTCCCCGCTTCGATCGGCAGCGAGGACAAGCCGGCGCCGTCGGGGACGCTGCAGGTCGAAGACGTCAATTTCAGGCCGAACTACACCTATAATCCCAAATACAAGTTCAAGGGCGTCAAGGCGCGGCGGCCGTTCACCATCGCGCCCGGGCCGAACAACCCGGTCGGCATCGTGTGGATCGCCCTGAACGGCGAGGGCTACGGCATCCATGGCGCGCCCGAGCCCGGCAAGATCTCGAAGCGCTATTCCCATGGCTGCGTGCGGCTGACCAATTGGGATGCGCTGACCCTGGCCTCCATGGTTGCCAAGGGCGTCACCGTCGATTTCATCGGCACAGGGCCCACCGCGGCGACGCCGTGA